A single window of Pectobacterium parmentieri DNA harbors:
- a CDS encoding Kdo(2)-lipid IV(A) acyltransferase, with the protein MTQIPSFNRSLLHPRYWLTWVGIGILYLIVLLPYPVIYRIGRTLGYLAMRLLPQRVKIAARNLELCFPEMPQIERDALVRKNFESVGMGVVETGMAWFWPNWRLERWFTVTGLEHIRPENEREQGVLLIGLHFLTLELGARVFGMHNPGVGVYRPNDNKLIDWLQTWGRLRSNKSMIDRKDLKGMIRALKQGDIIWYAPDHDYGPRSSVFAPLFAVDTAATTRGSYMLIKTARPVIIPFVPCRLPEGKGYELRIQPAEQSAPVDSETVTAAWMNKVVEKNILLAPDQYMWLHRRFKTRPEGEPSLY; encoded by the coding sequence ATGACACAAATCCCTTCTTTTAATCGTTCATTACTACATCCACGCTACTGGCTCACCTGGGTGGGAATCGGTATCCTTTACCTTATCGTTTTACTTCCCTATCCCGTTATTTATCGTATCGGCCGCACTCTCGGCTATCTAGCGATGCGCCTGTTGCCGCAACGAGTCAAAATTGCCGCCCGCAACCTTGAACTGTGTTTTCCTGAGATGCCGCAAATTGAACGTGATGCGTTAGTCAGGAAAAATTTCGAATCTGTCGGCATGGGAGTGGTTGAAACAGGTATGGCCTGGTTTTGGCCGAATTGGCGTCTCGAACGCTGGTTTACGGTCACAGGCCTTGAGCACATACGCCCAGAGAATGAAAGAGAACAGGGTGTCCTACTCATCGGGCTGCATTTTTTAACGCTAGAGCTCGGCGCACGAGTTTTTGGCATGCACAACCCGGGTGTCGGCGTGTACCGTCCAAACGATAACAAGTTGATTGACTGGTTACAGACGTGGGGCAGACTGCGCTCCAACAAATCCATGATCGATCGAAAAGATCTTAAGGGCATGATACGCGCCCTCAAACAAGGTGACATCATCTGGTATGCCCCAGACCATGACTATGGCCCGCGCAGTAGCGTATTTGCCCCTCTGTTTGCCGTAGACACTGCGGCCACAACCCGCGGTAGCTATATGCTGATAAAAACAGCACGCCCGGTAATCATCCCTTTTGTACCGTGCCGATTGCCTGAAGGAAAAGGTTATGAACTGCGGATCCAGCCTGCTGAGCAAAGTGCGCCGGTAGACAGTGAAACCGTGACGGCAGCCTGGATGAATAAAGTTGTTGAAAAGAATATTCTGCTCGCACCGGATCAATACATGTGGCTGCATCGCCGTTTCAAAACCCGCCCAGAAGGCGAGCCATCCCTTTATTAA
- a CDS encoding glucan biosynthesis protein G has protein sequence MLSVSAVPAWAFSIDDVAQQAEKLAQKGFEAPKSNLPAQFRDMKFADYQQIRFNNDKSYWNNVQTPFKLQFYHQGMYFDTPVKVNEVTATTVDEIKYSPEYFDFGSVNHDADAVKNLGFAGFKVLYPINKADKNDEIVSMLGASYFRVVGKGQIYGLSARGLAIDTALPSGEEFPRFREFWIERPKPNDKHLVIYALLDSPRAAGAYRFTVYPGRDSVVDVQARVFLRDKVGKLGIAPLTSMYLFGPNQPSPTLNYRPALNDSNGLSIHAGNGEWIWRPLNNPKHLSVSTYAVENPKGFGLLQRGRDFAAYEDLDDRYDLRPSGWVEPKGEWGKGKVELVEIPTADETNDNIVAFWTPDVLPETGKPLDIKYRLHFTRDEDQLHSPDVAYVQQTRRSAGDVKQSNLIRQPDGTIAYIVDFVGPNLKELDENAPVASQVSIGDNGEIVENNVRYNPVTHGWRLTLRLRVKDAKQPIEMRAALVNGETTLTETWSNQLPANE, from the coding sequence ATGCTGTCTGTAAGCGCAGTGCCTGCTTGGGCATTCTCTATTGATGATGTGGCACAGCAGGCTGAAAAGCTGGCACAAAAGGGTTTTGAAGCGCCGAAAAGTAATCTTCCCGCGCAATTCCGTGATATGAAGTTTGCGGACTACCAGCAAATTCGTTTCAATAACGATAAGTCATACTGGAATAATGTACAGACACCCTTCAAGCTACAGTTTTACCATCAGGGGATGTATTTCGATACCCCGGTGAAAGTTAATGAAGTCACGGCGACAACGGTTGATGAGATTAAATACTCGCCTGAGTATTTTGATTTTGGTTCCGTTAACCACGATGCTGACGCGGTTAAAAATCTCGGCTTTGCGGGTTTTAAAGTTCTCTATCCAATCAATAAAGCAGATAAGAACGATGAAATCGTCAGCATGCTGGGTGCCAGCTACTTCCGTGTGGTAGGCAAAGGCCAGATCTATGGTTTGTCTGCCCGTGGCTTGGCTATCGATACCGCGTTGCCTTCCGGCGAAGAATTCCCTCGTTTCCGCGAATTCTGGATTGAACGTCCAAAGCCGAATGATAAGCATCTGGTTATTTATGCACTGCTGGATTCTCCACGTGCCGCTGGGGCTTACCGCTTTACCGTCTATCCCGGCCGTGACAGTGTAGTAGACGTGCAGGCTAGGGTCTTCCTGCGTGATAAGGTGGGCAAACTGGGTATTGCTCCACTGACTAGTATGTATCTATTTGGGCCGAACCAACCGTCCCCGACGCTGAACTACCGTCCGGCGCTGAACGACTCTAACGGTTTGTCAATTCATGCTGGTAATGGTGAATGGATTTGGCGTCCGCTGAATAATCCGAAGCATCTATCCGTGAGTACCTATGCGGTAGAAAATCCGAAAGGGTTTGGTCTGCTGCAACGCGGCCGTGATTTCGCTGCCTATGAAGATCTTGATGACCGCTACGATTTACGCCCAAGTGGTTGGGTTGAACCGAAAGGCGAATGGGGTAAAGGAAAAGTTGAACTGGTGGAAATCCCTACTGCGGATGAAACCAATGACAACATCGTTGCTTTCTGGACCCCTGATGTGTTGCCGGAAACGGGCAAACCACTGGATATCAAATATCGTCTGCACTTTACGCGCGATGAAGATCAACTGCATTCCCCAGATGTTGCCTATGTTCAACAAACTCGCCGTTCTGCCGGTGACGTCAAACAATCTAACCTGATCCGCCAGCCTGATGGCACGATCGCTTATATTGTGGATTTCGTTGGACCGAATTTAAAAGAGTTGGATGAGAACGCTCCGGTAGCCTCTCAGGTCAGTATTGGCGACAACGGCGAGATTGTAGAAAATAATGTTCGCTATAACCCAGTAACTCATGGCTGGCGTCTGACGCTGCGTTTGCGTGTGAAAGATGCGAAACAGCCGATCGAAATGAGGGCTGCGTTGGTTAATGGCGAGACGACATTGACTGAAACCTGGAGCAATCAGCTACCTGCTAATGAATAA
- a CDS encoding DUF523 domain-containing protein: MSNILISACLSGFPIRYNGTEKKSVGDYLDQWRQQERLITFCPELAAGLSTPRPSAEIIPASGDHSVITAGARVVEATGSDVTARYILGAWLTLQMAQQHNCRFALLTEGSPSCGSNIIYSGRFDGSQTAGSGVTAELLRRHGIEVFSDCEIERLIERVSYCDRHTDA; the protein is encoded by the coding sequence ATGAGTAATATTCTGATCAGCGCCTGCCTATCCGGTTTCCCCATTCGCTATAACGGAACTGAAAAGAAATCTGTCGGCGACTATCTTGATCAGTGGCGACAACAGGAAAGGTTGATTACATTTTGCCCGGAACTGGCTGCGGGTTTATCAACCCCCAGGCCTTCAGCAGAAATTATTCCAGCCTCTGGTGACCATTCGGTCATCACGGCCGGCGCCAGAGTTGTCGAAGCAACCGGCAGCGATGTAACCGCGCGTTATATTCTGGGAGCCTGGTTAACACTGCAAATGGCACAACAGCATAACTGCCGCTTTGCTCTCCTCACGGAAGGGAGCCCATCCTGTGGCAGCAATATTATCTACAGCGGACGATTTGATGGTTCACAAACGGCAGGCAGCGGCGTTACCGCCGAGTTATTACGCCGCCATGGTATCGAGGTATTTTCCGATTGCGAGATCGAACGTTTAATCGAACGCGTTTCATATTGCGATCGTCATACTGATGCATAG
- a CDS encoding GhoT/OrtT family toxin, translating to MPHHSLWELIKLTYMIGFVVSLIVTFLLSKDKSLFIRFFASLIVGLTWPLSFPVVLLFSIF from the coding sequence GTGCCACATCACTCCCTATGGGAACTCATTAAGCTGACCTACATGATCGGTTTTGTTGTTTCCTTGATCGTTACTTTCTTGTTAAGTAAAGATAAATCCCTATTCATCCGATTTTTTGCTTCGTTAATAGTCGGGTTAACCTGGCCGTTGAGCTTTCCTGTTGTCTTGCTGTTCTCAATTTTTTAA
- a CDS encoding methyl-accepting chemotaxis protein translates to MGLSNWRIGYRLGAGFSFLVLMLLIIGSVAISKLSDFHQKMDDIVSQNYPLTVKSNTLIDELNGYLNNQQLLLLLKSESEINKQFALNKERSGKISELMEYLNQSVNDDKSVTVLRDIGDIRRDFLGSANKLSSLVSAGNTDAAAEEYFNVTRVTQEKYTRKVKEFIDIQDDKMSSSAQEVSDSYKNALMVLATIILISALAGLIIASLITRSVTQPLQEALVIAENVAKGDLTSEIYTDRKDETGQLLSALNNMNGSLRQIVSQVRDGAETISSAASQIAAGNQDLSARTEEQASSLEETASSMEQLTSTIRNTADNTTQATDLAAGASATVKKSGAMMETVTQEMRGIRDSSQRMAEIIGVIDGIAFQTNILALNAAVEAARAGEQGRGFAVVATEVRALAQRSATAAKEIKELIDDSFKKVQDGMGLVEETGITMNSLVANVQGVTGIISEIAQASREQSDGINQINLAVGQIDTTTQQNAALVEESAAAALSLQDQANSLARTVSVFNLGASYKSAALTRKVETPALAAPKNNRAEKTPAKGDLADWTTF, encoded by the coding sequence ATGGGTTTGTCCAACTGGCGTATAGGATATCGATTAGGAGCAGGGTTTTCTTTTCTGGTATTAATGCTTCTGATAATTGGCAGCGTTGCAATTTCAAAGCTAAGTGATTTTCATCAGAAAATGGATGATATCGTTTCTCAAAACTACCCATTAACCGTCAAGAGCAATACACTCATTGATGAGCTAAATGGTTACCTCAACAATCAGCAACTGTTGTTATTACTTAAATCAGAAAGTGAAATCAATAAACAGTTTGCGTTGAACAAAGAGCGTTCAGGAAAGATATCTGAACTCATGGAATATTTAAATCAATCCGTTAATGACGATAAATCTGTTACGGTACTGCGCGATATCGGCGACATCCGACGCGATTTTCTTGGTTCAGCGAATAAGCTTTCTTCACTGGTCTCTGCTGGGAATACGGATGCGGCTGCTGAAGAATATTTCAATGTAACACGTGTTACTCAAGAGAAATACACCAGAAAAGTAAAGGAATTCATCGATATACAGGATGATAAGATGTCATCCTCAGCGCAAGAAGTGAGTGACAGCTATAAAAATGCGCTGATGGTGCTTGCCACGATCATTTTAATTAGTGCGTTGGCTGGGTTGATTATTGCTTCATTGATTACCCGTAGCGTAACCCAACCGCTACAAGAAGCTCTCGTTATTGCCGAAAATGTCGCGAAAGGCGATCTGACCTCTGAAATTTATACCGATCGCAAAGATGAAACAGGTCAGTTGCTATCCGCCTTGAATAATATGAACGGTAGTCTGAGGCAGATCGTCAGTCAGGTGCGTGATGGTGCTGAAACGATCTCCAGTGCGGCATCGCAAATTGCCGCGGGAAATCAGGATTTATCTGCCAGAACGGAAGAACAGGCAAGTTCGCTGGAAGAAACAGCCTCATCGATGGAACAATTAACGTCAACGATAAGAAATACCGCAGATAATACGACGCAGGCGACAGATCTTGCGGCTGGCGCTTCTGCAACGGTGAAGAAAAGTGGCGCGATGATGGAAACGGTAACGCAGGAGATGCGCGGCATTCGTGATTCGTCGCAGCGTATGGCGGAAATTATCGGTGTGATTGATGGCATTGCCTTCCAAACCAACATTTTGGCACTGAATGCGGCCGTTGAAGCGGCGCGTGCGGGTGAGCAGGGTCGAGGGTTTGCCGTTGTCGCCACTGAGGTACGTGCACTGGCTCAACGAAGTGCTACGGCGGCAAAAGAAATTAAAGAACTTATCGATGATTCGTTTAAGAAAGTGCAGGATGGTATGGGACTGGTGGAAGAAACCGGCATCACGATGAATTCACTGGTGGCGAACGTGCAGGGCGTAACAGGAATTATCAGTGAAATTGCGCAGGCCAGTCGTGAGCAAAGTGATGGTATCAATCAAATTAATTTGGCCGTTGGGCAGATTGATACCACAACCCAGCAAAATGCGGCGTTGGTTGAAGAGTCTGCGGCTGCGGCTCTCTCTTTGCAGGATCAGGCAAATAGCCTCGCGCGTACGGTCAGCGTATTCAACCTTGGCGCATCTTATAAAAGTGCTGCGTTAACGAGAAAAGTAGAAACGCCTGCCCTGGCTGCACCTAAAAATAATCGCGCAGAAAAAACGCCTGCTAAAGGCGATTTGGCTGACTGGACTACGTTCTAA
- the mdoH gene encoding glucans biosynthesis glucosyltransferase MdoH, which translates to MNKSTSSLDYIEKLPLPAEQAEVLREKLPQAAWNDQAVLHQALSEGSRPEGNQINVQAEDDVALHSVEARLDVAWSGGLDNGKQLGTDREGRTALKAMPVITRASMFPDVWRTNPLIRWWESLLGRTVPPRPHYSPEEKISENRWRLVGTIRRYILLALTLFQTAIATWYMKTILPYQGWALIDPFEMAGQPWTRSLMQLLPYVLQSGILVLFAVLFCWVSAGFWTALMGFLQLLIGRDKYSISSTTVGDEALNPEHRTALIMPICNEDVERVFAGLRATYESVEATGNLEHFDIYVLSDSNDPDICVAEQKAWMELCRDVGGAGRIFYRRRRRRVKRKSGNIDDFCRRWGNQYSYMVILDADSVMSGECLSSLVRLMEANPNAGIIQSSPKASGMDTLYARCQQFATRVYGPLFTAGLHFWQLGESHYWGHNAIIRVKPFIEHCALAPLPGEGSFAGAILSHDFVEAALMRRAGWGVWIAYDLPGSYEELPPNLLDELKRDRRWCHGNLMNFRLFLVKGMHPVHRAVFLTGVMSYLSAPLWFMFLVLSTALQVVHTLMEPQYFLQPRQLFPVWPQWRPELAIALFSTTLVLLFLPKLLSVILVWAKGAKEYGGAFRVFLSLLLEMLFSVLLAPVRMLFHTVFVVSAFLGWSVQWNSPQRDDDATPWSEAFVRHGSQLILGLVWAIGMAWLDLRFLWWLSPIVFSLILSPFVSVYSSRAVLGLGCKRAKLLMIPEEFNPPRELVATDEYCRLNHQRRLDNGFMQAVFDPSVNALASAMATARHRFSQAIEDVREQNVRDALSRKPEEVSNNQRLALLSDPVTISRLHYHVWQKPEAYAAWVESYQKLPILHIKG; encoded by the coding sequence ATGAATAAGTCAACTTCTTCTCTCGATTATATTGAGAAACTTCCTCTGCCTGCCGAGCAGGCAGAGGTTCTTCGTGAAAAGTTACCGCAAGCGGCCTGGAACGATCAGGCCGTTTTGCATCAGGCTTTGTCTGAAGGTAGCCGGCCTGAAGGTAATCAGATTAATGTTCAGGCCGAGGATGATGTTGCGCTGCATTCCGTGGAGGCACGTCTTGACGTGGCTTGGTCTGGTGGTTTGGACAATGGTAAGCAACTCGGCACAGACAGAGAAGGACGGACGGCATTAAAAGCGATGCCTGTCATTACCCGCGCTTCGATGTTCCCCGACGTTTGGCGGACTAACCCGCTGATTCGCTGGTGGGAAAGCTTGTTAGGTCGGACTGTGCCACCTCGTCCTCATTATAGCCCGGAAGAGAAAATATCCGAAAATCGCTGGCGTCTGGTGGGAACCATCCGCCGCTATATCCTGCTGGCGCTGACGCTGTTCCAGACGGCAATTGCAACCTGGTACATGAAAACCATCCTGCCTTATCAGGGCTGGGCGCTGATCGATCCGTTTGAAATGGCGGGTCAGCCTTGGACGCGCTCACTGATGCAACTGCTGCCTTATGTGCTACAAAGCGGGATACTCGTTTTGTTTGCGGTGCTGTTCTGCTGGGTATCGGCCGGGTTCTGGACGGCGCTGATGGGGTTCCTGCAACTGCTTATCGGTCGGGATAAATACAGTATCTCTTCCACGACTGTGGGTGACGAAGCCCTGAATCCAGAGCATCGCACGGCATTGATCATGCCGATTTGTAACGAAGACGTAGAACGTGTGTTTGCGGGGTTACGTGCAACGTATGAATCGGTTGAAGCGACGGGCAATCTTGAACATTTTGATATTTACGTCCTGAGCGACAGTAACGATCCCGATATCTGTGTTGCTGAGCAAAAAGCCTGGATGGAGCTGTGTCGTGATGTCGGTGGAGCAGGGCGCATTTTCTATCGCCGTCGCCGTCGCCGTGTTAAGCGTAAGAGCGGCAATATCGATGATTTCTGCCGTCGCTGGGGTAACCAATACAGCTACATGGTGATTCTGGATGCCGATAGCGTCATGAGCGGCGAATGTCTGAGTTCTTTGGTCAGACTGATGGAAGCGAACCCGAACGCCGGTATCATCCAGTCCTCGCCGAAAGCTTCGGGCATGGATACGCTGTATGCGCGCTGCCAGCAGTTTGCGACACGTGTTTACGGCCCGTTGTTCACCGCCGGTCTGCATTTTTGGCAATTGGGTGAATCGCATTACTGGGGACATAACGCGATTATCCGGGTTAAACCGTTCATCGAGCACTGTGCGCTAGCTCCGTTGCCGGGTGAAGGTTCATTCGCCGGAGCGATCCTTTCTCACGATTTCGTTGAGGCGGCGCTGATGCGTCGTGCCGGGTGGGGGGTTTGGATCGCATATGATCTACCGGGAAGTTATGAAGAGCTGCCGCCTAACCTGTTGGATGAACTGAAACGTGACCGCCGCTGGTGTCATGGCAACCTGATGAATTTCCGGTTGTTCCTGGTTAAGGGGATGCATCCGGTTCACCGTGCCGTTTTCCTGACTGGCGTGATGTCTTATCTGTCGGCACCGCTGTGGTTTATGTTCCTTGTGCTCTCTACTGCGTTGCAGGTTGTGCATACGCTGATGGAACCTCAGTACTTCTTACAGCCGCGACAACTGTTCCCTGTTTGGCCACAGTGGCGGCCAGAACTGGCTATCGCACTCTTCTCTACAACATTGGTCCTGCTGTTCCTGCCAAAGCTGTTGAGCGTGATTCTGGTGTGGGCAAAAGGCGCAAAAGAGTACGGCGGCGCTTTCCGGGTATTCCTTTCCCTACTGCTGGAAATGCTGTTCTCGGTTCTACTGGCACCGGTTCGTATGTTGTTCCACACGGTGTTTGTTGTCAGCGCGTTCCTCGGTTGGTCAGTGCAGTGGAATTCTCCGCAGCGTGACGATGATGCGACACCATGGAGTGAGGCATTTGTGCGCCACGGTTCCCAGTTGATTCTCGGGCTGGTTTGGGCGATTGGCATGGCATGGTTGGATCTGCGCTTCTTGTGGTGGCTGTCGCCGATTGTCTTCTCACTGATTCTGTCGCCGTTTGTGTCGGTTTATTCAAGCCGAGCGGTATTGGGGCTGGGTTGTAAACGAGCGAAACTGCTGATGATACCGGAAGAGTTCAATCCACCGCGTGAACTGGTTGCTACGGATGAATATTGCCGATTGAACCACCAGCGTAGGCTTGATAACGGGTTTATGCAGGCTGTCTTCGATCCGTCTGTTAACGCCCTTGCCAGTGCAATGGCGACGGCGCGTCATCGGTTCAGTCAGGCGATTGAGGACGTGCGTGAGCAGAATGTACGTGATGCCTTGAGCCGTAAACCGGAAGAGGTAAGCAATAATCAGCGTCTGGCGCTGCTTAGCGATCCCGTTACGATCTCTCGCTTGCACTACCACGTGTGGCAAAAGCCGGAAGCGTATGCGGCATGGGTTGAGTCTTATCAAAAACTTCCCATACTTCATATCAAGGGCTAA
- a CDS encoding PepSY-associated TM helix domain-containing protein yields MSHPNQASATAAASGARPTSETASDKHIIDNISPRAAIVALLIRLHFYIGIFVGPFIFVAALTGTLYVLTPQIENRLYSHQLFTESQGTPHSLAEQIHAAQAELAHHQGAKLLAIRPAPDVGETTRVMFALPELGPSESRAVFIDPVSLENRGSEIVYGTSGILPFRTWLDYLHRGLLLGDVGRNYSELAASWLWVAALGGIVIWWSTRQMTSAGKRRKLKNSQTTAAKTQRLRHWHATMGLSLVLGLLFFSVTGLTWSQWAGSNISVARTALGWQTPSVKTQLPAPMSHHDMMHGHDMTMTTDEHAEHHASMPMGDVDAYPAALFDEVLIAARHAGIDANKIEIRPATKPHRAWTVSEIDRSWPTQVDAVSVNPDTLNIVDKTDFNTFPLAAKLTRWGVDAHMGVLFGLPNQLILAAFGLGLCAMIVWGYRMWWIRRPKSRHSVNPVNTLTAALLVIPVFQRVLIVLITLLLAVSLPVMGISLLIFLLIDTVRWSMSHPKQAIVKR; encoded by the coding sequence ATGTCACACCCTAATCAGGCATCAGCCACTGCTGCCGCTTCTGGTGCGCGCCCAACCAGCGAGACTGCGTCGGATAAGCACATAATAGATAATATATCGCCGCGAGCCGCAATCGTTGCCCTGTTGATTCGGCTGCACTTTTATATTGGTATTTTTGTCGGTCCTTTTATTTTCGTCGCAGCCCTGACAGGAACGCTGTACGTCCTAACGCCGCAGATTGAAAATCGGCTGTATTCACACCAGCTTTTCACCGAAAGCCAAGGTACGCCGCACTCACTGGCAGAGCAAATTCATGCTGCGCAGGCGGAGCTTGCACATCATCAGGGAGCCAAACTGCTTGCGATACGCCCTGCCCCAGACGTCGGAGAAACCACTCGCGTCATGTTTGCCTTACCGGAATTGGGGCCATCGGAAAGTCGTGCGGTTTTCATCGATCCCGTTTCGCTGGAAAATCGCGGTAGTGAGATTGTCTATGGCACCAGCGGTATTCTGCCATTTCGTACCTGGCTTGATTACCTGCATCGTGGGCTGCTGTTAGGCGATGTCGGGCGTAATTACAGCGAGCTGGCAGCATCCTGGCTGTGGGTTGCAGCCTTGGGTGGCATCGTCATCTGGTGGTCAACCCGACAGATGACCTCAGCAGGCAAACGGCGGAAATTGAAAAATAGCCAGACGACAGCGGCGAAAACGCAGCGCCTACGTCATTGGCACGCCACGATGGGACTCAGTCTCGTACTTGGTTTGCTCTTTTTCTCCGTAACAGGGTTAACCTGGTCGCAGTGGGCAGGAAGCAATATCTCTGTCGCACGCACCGCTTTAGGGTGGCAAACCCCATCGGTAAAAACCCAGTTGCCCGCACCGATGTCTCACCACGACATGATGCACGGCCACGATATGACGATGACTACGGATGAACATGCGGAGCACCATGCATCAATGCCAATGGGGGATGTTGATGCCTATCCAGCAGCGTTATTTGATGAGGTGCTTATTGCCGCACGTCATGCGGGGATTGACGCCAATAAAATCGAAATTCGCCCCGCAACCAAGCCACACCGCGCCTGGACCGTCAGTGAAATCGACCGTTCCTGGCCAACGCAGGTTGATGCCGTGTCGGTTAATCCAGATACGTTGAATATCGTGGATAAAACCGATTTCAACACTTTCCCGCTTGCCGCCAAACTCACCCGTTGGGGGGTGGATGCACATATGGGTGTGTTATTCGGTTTGCCAAATCAATTGATTCTCGCGGCATTTGGGCTTGGGCTCTGTGCAATGATTGTGTGGGGTTATCGGATGTGGTGGATACGTCGTCCAAAATCTCGTCATAGCGTGAATCCAGTCAACACACTGACGGCAGCATTGTTAGTGATTCCTGTCTTTCAGCGAGTGCTCATTGTACTTATCACACTACTACTGGCAGTGAGTTTACCGGTCATGGGAATCAGCCTGCTCATCTTCCTGCTAATTGACACGGTTCGGTGGTCTATGAGCCATCCCAAGCAGGCTATCGTCAAACGCTGA
- a CDS encoding DUF2946 domain-containing protein produces MLLSALRRRSFPAWVGIFAILTIFIAPVISQTLVPRGHGLYEDGTTAHSTTPHGRSGHDITAPASDSGAIAEQHHSHTGHTVSGHHATPSHHSSSSPSMMMDHAACGYCALFAYTPALFATGSPNPILTASLSEALAIHFISRIALPDRYASPVVRAPPF; encoded by the coding sequence ATGCTTTTGTCCGCACTACGACGGCGAAGTTTCCCAGCCTGGGTTGGCATCTTCGCTATTTTGACCATCTTCATTGCACCAGTGATTTCACAGACACTGGTACCTCGCGGGCATGGACTTTATGAAGATGGCACAACCGCACATAGCACGACCCCACACGGTAGATCCGGGCATGATATAACCGCGCCTGCCAGTGACAGCGGCGCTATCGCTGAGCAGCATCACTCCCATACTGGACACACGGTGTCCGGGCATCACGCGACGCCATCACACCATTCCTCCTCATCTCCGTCCATGATGATGGATCATGCCGCTTGTGGTTATTGTGCCCTTTTTGCGTATACACCAGCGCTGTTCGCAACGGGCTCACCTAATCCCATATTGACAGCGTCCTTATCCGAAGCGCTAGCCATACATTTTATTTCCCGGATTGCTCTTCCCGATCGTTACGCCTCTCCTGTGGTGCGCGCCCCGCCGTTCTGA
- a CDS encoding NADH:flavin oxidoreductase/NADH oxidase: MSQLFSPVSLGQLNLSNRIIIAPMCQYSAENGKATTWHTMHLGNLSHSGAGLLIIEATAISPEGRISPHDLGLWDDATEHALASVIRSVKTYSAMPLGIQLGHAGRKASTGVPWSGRAFLRPEQGGWQTLAPSAVPYNASDDEPLAMSEQHIRTLVESFVDSAKRADRLGFDLIEIHAAHGYLLHQFLSPLTNQRTDNYGGSLQNRMRLVIEIYRAVRDVFPAHKAVGVRISATDGVEGGWDLEQSVQLSKALHELGCDFIHVSSGGLSPLQQIHPAPNYQVPYAQRIKQEVGITTIAVGLITEPEQAEAIVATGEADAIGLARAILFDPRWPWHAAARLGAHISAPPQYWRSEPRYARGIFKQ; this comes from the coding sequence ATGAGTCAGCTTTTCTCCCCTGTATCTCTTGGTCAACTCAACCTGTCCAACCGAATCATCATCGCACCAATGTGCCAATATTCGGCCGAGAATGGCAAAGCGACAACCTGGCATACCATGCACTTAGGTAATCTGTCACATTCTGGCGCAGGACTGCTCATTATTGAGGCCACGGCAATCTCACCAGAAGGCAGAATTTCCCCGCATGACCTTGGGTTGTGGGATGATGCGACTGAACACGCGCTTGCTAGCGTGATCCGCTCCGTCAAAACCTATTCTGCCATGCCCCTTGGTATACAGTTGGGACACGCCGGGCGCAAAGCGTCAACGGGCGTTCCGTGGAGTGGGCGGGCATTCCTGCGTCCAGAGCAGGGAGGATGGCAGACTCTCGCGCCATCTGCCGTTCCTTATAATGCCAGCGATGATGAACCATTGGCGATGTCAGAACAGCACATCCGAACGCTCGTTGAATCCTTCGTTGACTCAGCAAAACGCGCAGACCGTTTGGGCTTTGATCTGATAGAGATTCACGCCGCTCATGGTTATTTACTGCATCAGTTCCTTTCACCGCTAACAAATCAGCGCACAGATAACTATGGCGGCTCACTTCAAAACCGGATGCGTCTGGTCATTGAAATTTACCGCGCAGTACGAGATGTTTTCCCTGCGCATAAAGCCGTCGGCGTGCGCATTTCTGCAACAGATGGGGTTGAAGGAGGCTGGGATCTAGAGCAGTCCGTACAGCTTAGTAAAGCACTACACGAGTTAGGTTGCGATTTCATCCATGTATCCAGCGGCGGACTCTCACCGTTACAGCAGATTCACCCGGCACCTAATTATCAGGTGCCCTATGCGCAAAGGATCAAACAAGAGGTTGGCATCACCACTATCGCCGTGGGGTTGATAACCGAGCCGGAACAGGCGGAAGCCATCGTTGCAACGGGTGAAGCAGACGCGATTGGGCTGGCTCGCGCTATACTTTTCGACCCACGCTGGCCATGGCATGCTGCCGCCAGACTAGGGGCTCATATATCTGCTCCCCCGCAGTACTGGCGCAGCGAACCGCGTTATGCCAGAGGCATTTTCAAACAATAA